Sequence from the Aerococcus tenax genome:
AGAATATAAAATATCTAATAAGTAAATTCAATGAGAACTTGGCAGTTTTTCTAAAAATAATTTTGTATTTTCGATCAAGCTTGACTAAAAAAGCCAGTTGCTCAAAGTTGAGAAAGACTGGCATTAAAGGATTATTCATAGTGTGAACTGTTAGGCTATTCTGAACAACGTGTATCTTCTTTTAGTAAGGATTTAATCTTAGCGACCATGGCATCCCCATCATCTACAGGGAAAATCAGCGCTTCATCGACTAAGTCTGGTCGGTGGACGGTTGAATCAAAGGCAACCACTGGTAAGCTCTTTTGGATAGCTCGACTGACGATATTATCGACCTCATTATAATGGTTAATATCTAAATAAATATCAGCTTGGTTTAGTAGGTCTTCGATTAGATCGTTATGAGCAAGTGGGTGGATAAAGACGTTTTCCACTTTTTCGGCTAATTCAATGAGGTTAGGCGCCACAGAAGTATATGCTGCGATATGTATGCAAAGCTCTGGAAGCGCACGAGCTAAGTCTTCAACATGCTTCAAATCTGCTGAATAGGTCAAAGTGAATGCATGATAAGGGAAATTCTTAAAACTAAAGTAGCGCTTGTATTCCTCTTCCCAAACTTCTCTAGAATCTTCTTCAAAATCTTGATACATTGTCCGACTTTGGTATAGCTTAGATAAGTGAAGAGCAAGGGTTGCCGGAAGATAGACATCATAGTCAGCCATATAATCAATTTTTTCTTTGTAGTGGCTGATGTAATCACCCAAACGCTTAGCTAAATTGGTGTTTTCAGTAGACATAATAGAAGTATCATGTAAACGATAATGATAGAGGTCTATATTGATATAACATATTTTATTTGCCTCTAAGTACCATTTATAGGTAACGGCTAGGTCTTCATAGTATTTTCCTACTGGGAAGAGATGCTTAGCTACAATTTCCTTTTTGATGAGTTTAGCCCAGACGGTAACAAAAGGGTCCCATAACTTGGCTAATTCTATTCTTTCAACAGCCTCTACAGAACTATAAGTAATCATTTCAACATCCCCGGCGGGTTTATGAATAATATCTCCTTGATTATTAAAGTGTATGTGTGACGACATCACAATATCTACCTCTTGTGCTTGAGCGATTCGGTACAGCACATCCAAGCTACTTTCGGCGATCTTGTCGTCAGAATCTAGGAAAAAGATATAATCTCCCTTAGCTTGACTAATTCCAAAATTTCGTGCAACAGATACGCCTTGATTTTCCTGGTGAAATAACTTAAAACGTTCATCTCTCTTACAGTAGTTATCTGCGATAACAGGAGAAGCATCTGGAGAACCATCATTAACCATGATCACTTCAAAATCTTTAAAAGTTTGCCTTCTCACAGACTCTAGGCATTCGATAAGATATTTTTCTACATTGTAAATGGGGATAATAATTGATATGGGTAGATTCATTGGTCTCCTCCATCACTCAAATCCAAAATAATCTCAGAAAGATAGTCTGCATTGACTGCTTCATCAATATTTTCATCGTAATTATGTTCAGCAGTGTGTTTGGCAGGCAGTTTCACCTTGTGGTCTGCTCCCATTAAAAACCATTCGTATTCGGAGTCAATATGGCCCAGGTCAATAACTTGATCAAGCTCATGGTAAAGGTCATAGGCGATTACTTTAGCTGTTGGTCCTAACATCAAAAGGACTAAGGCTCCCTTATGTTCCTCCAAGATTGCAGATTCAATTTGTTCAATTTGGCTAAAAGCATTCTTATGGGGCCCAATAATCCGCCGAACAGACTTAGCACCCTTGAAGAGGTCATTACCTACTCCTGAACGGGAGTACATGCCCTCAACAATCAATAGGTCGCGGTCCTGCCACAGGGCCTTTAATTTATCGAAGTAGCGAGCGCTCGGTGTCTTATCGACTAAATCAATGTAAGGTCTTGAAATAAAGCTATTCCCATACCAATCCGCTGTACATAAGCGGGCATAAGCTTTTCTATAGATACTCAAATTGTCCTGCCAAAAATCATAAAACTGTTCTTGATAGCGATCCCAACCAGTAAAGATATCTGGTAGACAAACCATAAAATCTTCATCACTTGTCCGTCCTAGAATTTCTTTGAGTCGGTCTGCTAATTTCGGATCGTAATGTTGGTAGTGGACACTGAGGCCTGAAATGATAGCCATTTCGCCATCGCCGAAACGTGCCACTGAAGGATGATGAGACCGGATGTAGTCTAAGCTTTCATCAATGGATAAAATTCGAGGCTGAAAACTGGTCAGCTGCTCGTTCTGTTTCGCTACTCTCTCAGCAAATTTCCTTAGATCAGTAACCATCGCTTCAATCTGCTGCCTTTCATAAACATGCTGCCCTGCTAAGTCAGGATGATGAGCCAAACCTGCAAAAGTAAATATCTCAAGACCCAGACGGTGGGCCGTTTCTACACTATGGCCAACTTCAGCAAAATGGTTGATATCCAAATAGAGGTCTGCTCCAGCTAAGAGGTCCGCCATTGCTTCTGAACCCGCTTGGGGATAGAGCATTACATTCTTGTATCGATTCAGATCCAATAACCGGTCCCCCATCAAGGTCGGCGCAGCAATATGGAAGCTTATCTCAGGACATCCGACAATCAGGGTTTCAAGCTGCTCTATTTGGTCGGTATTGGTACAGATGACAGCCCGACAACTTGCCGTTAATTCTTTTTTCTTCATGATTCGGTCAATATGGCAAGCCATGCCTTGAACATCACCTTGAGAATGGATCTGCCGTCTAGAGATCAAGTCAGGTCGATGGCAGGCGCTATCAAATGATAGAACAGGAATTTCCTCTCTCACACAGGCCTCTAAGGTCCCAGGAATCTCATCTTGGTAGTTTATATCTAAGTAAATATCTGTATCTTCAAGTAAGTGGTCAAACAAGGCTTGGTCTGCAGAGGGATAGAGGCTGCAATTGGCATATTGCTTGAGCTGCATGAGTTTTGGGCTCATATTCGTTGGTGCTGCAATTCGGAAAGAATAATCGGGCATATTTTGAATCAGCTCTTCAATGGCTTCGATTTCCTGGGAATTAGTAAAGACGGTAACTTTTCCTTTGAAGTACTGAGCTTTGTGTCCATCTTTTCTGATCATCTGGTGGACCGTTTCAACCAAAAGCTTTTGTATGAAGTAGCCATTCTTGATCAAAAGATTAAATTCTGCCACATTTTCTAGAAGTTTATCATAATTTGCTTTGGAAAAATTTTCCAATAAATCTGGTAATTCATCTAGACTGCGGATCGCTATCCCTAGACCGTTATCAACGACTATATCTTTCTGACCGATATCTTCTGGAATAATCACTGGTATCCCCGCAGCCAAATAGGTCGATAACTTATAAATACAGTTATAGTGATAATAATCATACCAAGGGCCCTCACTGCCACCCCAAACTAAACCAAAACCGCCCTTTGACAAGCGACGCATCAAGTTTTCTTGTGGAAGCCAACCCTGGTAATTAAAGGCTGGGTGCTGGTTATCTTCAGGAGCTTCGCCATAAACTGTCAGGGGATAATCAAGGGGCCATTCTTTTTCCAAGCGAAATTTCTCAGGAATACCGGCAAAATGTACCTGGCGGGAGAATCTCGCTTGGTCGAGCTGGAGGGGCTGGATATAGTCCCACATTTCTTGGACCACATAGCGATCAACTTGGACGCCATAGCTAAGTAATTGCTTATACAGAGGCTCGCTAGGTACAATCAGTAAATCAGCCTGGTTAAAGATCGCCACATATTCTTGAATTAGCGACGAGGGGCTCTCAAACATTAAGAAGGGCACATCGTTAACAAAGAGGGCCAGGCGCGTTTGCCTTTGTCTTAACTGATCAACTAAGGCCCGGTCGAAGGCTAACTCATTCCAGCTGGGGAATTGTACAATCACTAAGTCACCTGGACTAACACCTGCTAGGATGCCCTCTATCCGGATTGTTCGCTCAGCCCCACCTTCTCCTCCGTGGCTTAGGGTAGGAATAGCCAGTTCATTAAAGTCAAAATTCTTGGCTATCTTAGCAACCTGATGTTGAGAAATCTGCGCGGTGCTTGATTGGGCATGGCCATAGAGCACGGTGAGAAATTTTTTCATCTTAACTATCCTTTCACTCTACAAATCTCAACCATTAAATACTGCTAACAAGGATAAGATCAAGCCTAGGATAATCGATAGGCCCATCAGTATCCCCAAAATTGTTGGGAGTTTGGAGAGCTTATCTTCTTCCTTATCTTGGTCTTCAACTTTTTCATTGCGTTCTTTAGTTACCATCCGTTTAATTTCCTGGTCTAGGACATTTTTATCTTTATCTTTCATCGCATCTCTAACCTAACACTCTCTGGTAATCTGCCACTGTTGTTTGTCCAGCATAGGAGAGCTGGGTCGCTAAGGCGCTATCTCGTTCTTCCTGGTCTTGAGCTAAGGTCTGCATGAAAGCAACTAAATTCACCGGGTAGTCAGCGCTAAAGCGGTGGCTAGGTGCTATATATCTAGGCTGGTGGAGGGTCTCGTTAAAGCCGAGGATAATCTGACTGTGGTTAAAGGCTTGGCGGACAGCATTGTAAATTTCAATACTATGGTTAATATCTAAATAACAATTACAGGTCTTAAATAGCTCTGCCACCCTGTCCTTAGAAATATTCGGATAGAGATGGAGGTTATCATAACTATCAAGATTCATCAGTTTGTCCGACATTTCAGTAATGGCTCCCACATGGAATTGCCATTCAGGAAGCATCTTAACGATATATTCCAAGGACTCCACTTGGTCTGTATTGGTCAAGATGAGCGCCTCATTGGCTTGGCTCATTGGTTGTTCTAGGGAATAGATATAACCTAAATGATCGAGCTTGTCATCAATCGATGGGATTCCTTGTTCATCCATCAAGTGCCTTAACCGGTCATAGCTGGTAAGATCATCTACAATCACCCGCTTGGCCCGTCCAGTTCCTCCATTGAAGATCAACTGCATGTTGCCAGGAATTTCGTCTGCAATAGGCTCTTGCCAGAACAAGATATCCTGTCCAGCCACATCCAAGCGATGAGAAACCAGGAAGGGTAAGGCTAAAGAATTTATCAATAAAGCAGATAGATCCCAGCCACTTACTTTCAGATAAAAGCAAAAAAAATCAATTAAGTCTTTAAAGAAATAATACTTACCTTGGTAGGTCAGGCTGACAGCAGCAGTCACTAGATTGTGAACAATAACCTCGCGTCCTTGGGTATCATAGTAGGACTGCATGGACATGCCACCAGCTGTATCAAAAGCAATCCGGCTAAAGTGACGACCAAATTGATTATAAAGATCAACAAAGGCCACCCGTCCTTGTTCGTCCAACCAGTCGACCTTGTTAATTAAACGGTTTTCCTTAGGTTCTGCGTAATAGATCTGTGCCTTGACCTGTCCCAAGTCTTTGACCTGAGCCTTACTATTGTCACCAGAAATTTCCCAATAAGAGCCCACAGACAAATCATTAAAATAAAGTGCCTTGGCTGACTCATCCTCTTCCCCCATAAAGAATTGATAGGGACTCAAAACTCCCTCGGGTAAAAAGCCTTCGTCCTTAAGAACAATAGTTGGCCACTGGTAGCCCGCTTGCTTTAAGGACTGTTGTAAGTCACGGCTAGCTTCATTATAATTATCGAATACATTAATCATGACCGCACCTCCTCCAATAAACTATGCCAAGCAGCTATAATTTTCTCATCTAAGAAATCCTCCGCCCGTCGGTAGGAAGCTTCTTGCATGGCTTGTCGATTTGCTTCTCGGTAATACTTAAACAAGTTATCCGCTAGGGCTTCGATATAATCTTCCGCATCCCTGCCCGGCTGGTAGGAAATCAGATAGCCATTGATGCCATCCTCAACAAAAGTCACATTCCCATAATTCACTTCGAAGCCAATAATTGGTAGGCCAGCAGCAATAGCTTCTAATAGCGTCAGGCCAAAACCTTCACTCGTTGACCCCGCAAAATACAAGTCATATTTTTGGTAAACCTGGTCAAGGTCTTGGTGGCCTTTAAGCTGAATATAATCCTCTGCGCCTAGTTCCTTAATTAAATCCTTTAGGGTATTTTCTTTAGTCCCCTTACCATAAATATCAAAAGTGATTTGAGGAAGATGCGGCTTCAGCCGTGCTACCGCCTCAACAAGCCAATCCACATGTTTCTCTGCAGCTAATCGCGAAGCAGTCATCAGGCTGAAAGCTTGCCGCTCACCAGGCTTAGGATATTTCAAATCCGAGATGCTTCCCACAGGAATAGCGTAGACCTTAGCTTCTTTATCATAATAATGCGCAAACTGTTGGTCTAAGACTTCCTTTTGGGCCTGGGTAGAGGCGATAAAGAAATCAACCGCATCACTATGCATGAACTGGTAGTCATAATAATTATTCCAGAGGATGTAGTCGTCGGTTGTTGGTCCTTCACTAAAGTGCTCCGCATGGATAATAACACCAATTTTAGCTGGGGGAGCATATTGGAAGACAGCCTGACCCGTACCAGTTGCCCGGTCCAAAATAACCACATCTTTTTCGGATAAGTCTAATTTTTGAATAAAATAGGCAAATAATTCCTCTTTGTTATAAAGAATAGCATCTGGCATTTTAAAGATGCTGTGGTCGCCATCAACAATTTCCTCATAAGCGACAGAGCCGTCCTCATTGAAATAGCGGCGCTGATAGAGCTTTGCCTTGTTATCCTGAGGGGCATAGTACTCCGAGAGAAAACGCGTATAGTTATAGTAATCCTTGCGCACCAAACAGCCGTTGACAACAAATTCCACCCGGTTTACTAAATCATCGCTACCTTCAACAAGGTAACAGGTCGCATACTGCTGGCCTTGGTCATAATAGAGCCGGACAATGTTATCGCCCTCTTTCTTTTCCTCTTCAATCAAATGGGCCAAGCTGGCCTTCACATCTGCTAGGCGATAGGAAGTCGCTCGGATCTTGATATCTGTGAAATAAAGATACATCCAAATAATGTCTTCATCTCTAAAGCCAATGTTTTGGGTAAAGTGGGCAATATTTTCATTTAGGATAAGGTCTACAAAGACAAACTTAGCTGCTTCCTTTAATTGATCGAAAATTTTCGAGCGATAGATTTGTGAATACTCGACCCCACTCGATGCCCAACCAATACCTAAGTTAATATTATAAATTGTCATAAGCTCCTCCTCTTCCCTAGGCAAATTGTACTAATGGCTGGCCTGTATCTGACTGACTTACTTCACTCAGTGAAAGATAACGAACAATCTCAAAATAGATCCGTTTACGCATTTCTTGGTAGGACCAGTAGGCTTCATGTTGATATTCATAAATAGGATTTTGCTGGGCTGACCGCCTGCTCATCACAACTTGCTTGAATTGAGTGAGGTAGTCCACCTGTTCAATCCAAGTAGTATCGATGGCCTTCAATAGACACTTGCGAACAAAATCGTCAAATAAAGTCTTATTTCTAAATAGGCCTTTCTTGTTTTGAAACTGTCTTTTAAATATCATCATTAAATAATCCTGAATCTGCTTATCAGTCATATGATCAATCTTTTCTAAATCAGGACTCATATTATAGGAGAGATAATCATAGATAAAGCGTTCGATTTGAAAAGTTCGTGACTGATCAGAATTTAGCGATTGTGTGAAAGACTCAAAGACTTCTTGGGCAATCGTTTCAAAATCAATCGTTTTTAAGCCTTCCCCGGCTAAGAGGCTATTACGGTCACGGTAAATTAATTCGCGCTGAATACGCATATCTTCGTCCATTTGGAGGATTTGCTGGCGGGAGCTTTCACTGCTACTATCACTAGCCTCTTGGGCTTGCTCAAAATACTTTTGGTAGCGAAAATTTGATAAAGGGGTAACCTGTTCAATCGCCTCATCGTTATCAGAGTAATAGCGAATGTGTTCAGGCCCCCACTTATGGATTAATTCATCTTCTAAGGAAACAAAAAATTTACTCATACCGGGATCACCTTGACGACCAGCTCGCCCCCTCAATTGCAAGTCGATACGCTCACTTGTCATGTGTTCAGTCCCAATCACGGCTAAGCCTCCTAGTTCAGTAACCCCTGGTCCTAACTTTATATCCGTCCCCCGCCCTGCCATAGCGGTGGCTACTGTGACGGCTCCCAGTTGGCCAGCTTCTTTAACCATTTCGGCTTCTTTGACAGCATTATAGGCATTCAAGACATTATGAGGAATGCCTTCTCTGAGTAAAATAGCTGAATATAATGAGGACAACTGAACGGATCCAGTTGCAATGAGCAAAGGTTGTCCCATAGCATGGCGTTCCTTGATATATTGAATAGCCGCAAAGACTTTTTCTGGGAAACTACGATAAATGCTATCTGGTAAATCTTTACGTATAACTGGCTTATTAGTAGGAATAGAAACAACTTCCATATTATAAGTTTCTATAAACTCATCCTCAGCCGGTTTACCTGTGCCTGTCATTCCGGCTATTTTATCAAATAATTTAAACAAGTTCTGATAGGTAATGGAAGCCATTGATCGATTATTTGCAGTTAGTGAAACCTGTTCCTTGGCTTCAAGTGCCTGGTGTTGTCCAGATTGAAGCCTAGTTCCTTTAAGTAGACGGCCGTCTGTAGAATCTAAGAGGACAAGCTCATCTCCTTGGACAACATAATCTTTCTCATTTTCAAACAGACAGTGTGCTCGCAAGGCGAGACTAACATGTCTAACCAGCTCTTGGTTGTCTTTATGGTAAAATTTTTCTAATCGAAAATAATCTTCAGCACGCTTAATGCCTTTTTGAGTTAGCCAGACCCCATCTTTTTCATCAGTCACATAATAGTCTTCCTTGTCGTCTAAACTCACCACAAAAGCATCAGCTAATGCATAAAGATTCGATTGGACGCGGGGTGAGCCGGCAATAACTAAGGGACTCGTTGCACTATCAAGCAAGACAGAATCAACTTCATCAATAATCACATAATAGAAATCACGTAGATATTGTTCATCCCGTGAGTCAGCCAAATTCTCAATTAAATAATCGAAACCTAAACTGGAATGGGTAGTATAGACAATATCCGCTGCGTAGATAACCTTCTTATCTTCTGCGCTTAGGTCATCCTCATCTTCAGGTGCGCCCATGGCAATCGATAGGCCCATAAATCGGTAGAGTAGTCCCATTTCTTCAGCATCCCGGCAACTTAAGTAGTCATTCACTGTCACTAGAATAACTCCACGTCCAGTCAGAGCATTCAGATAGATATGCAGGGTTGCTGTTAGTGTTTTCCCCTCACCTGTCTTCATCTCAGCAATATGGCCTTCATGGAGAACAATACCACCAAGAACCTGGACATCGTAAGGATACATCCCTAGAACCCGCTTAGCTGCTTCTCGAATCGCCGCAAAGGCTTCAGGTAATAGTTCGTCTAGAGTCTCCCCAGCTTGATAGCGTTCCTTAAATTCCTGAGTTTTATGGCGAAGTTTCCCCTCAGATAAGCTAGCCATGGCATCTGCTTCTTGATTTACTTTATTTAATATCTTTCGTAACCGACGCAAGCGGCCCCTATCTAAATTAAATTTTGGCATTACTGTCACTCTCACTTATTAAATGCTCCAATTGCGGCTTGTAATCTAATAACAGAGCTGCTCCCCACTCTGAACCTTTAATTAACCCTTGTGCATATACTTTAACATGGGATTTGACTAAGTCTCGATAGGTGACATGTCCTTGACTCAAGCGACTGGTTATATTTAGGCTTGCCTGCAAATCATTATAAGCACGCTCAGTCAATACATCCTCGGTAATATATGCCTTAACCCCTAACCTTTCAGCATGATAAAGAGCAGCTAAATTACTGATTGGACCATAACCGACGAAGATTAAGTGTGGATTTTTGCTAAAAATCTGGTCAATTAACTGATGAGCTTCCTCTCGTAAATAAAGATGAGCATTTGTCAAAGTTGAACTCATATAAGTAAACTGACTTGAAGACCTCCATAAAGAAGATACTTGTGGGCCATTACCTAATTCATCAAAGACCAGGTAATTGCTTTTTGTCTTTGAGTGTATCCAATACTGCTTCCCAGTTTCTTTGGAACGCTCTTCTTCATAGGGGACTATAGTGATTTGATTAAAGTCAAAAGACACGCACCCTCCGTGATGCATCGCTATTTCATAATAATTATAAGTATCAGGGACAGTGAAATAATCTGACGGAGTATTTAAATAGTAGTCTTCAATCAGTTCACCATAGAAGTCAAAGAAGGATACTTTAAAAAAGATCGTTCGTTCAGGAACGGTTTCCCCTTGAAAAAGCAGTTGATAAGATTTTCCTCGTGTTAATAGGGGTAATCTTGCACTGTCCTTAGTCATTTGAAAGACACTACGTGATGACCAAGAAGTGATTCGTTCACCAGAAGGCATTAGGGTATTTTTAAATTGGATATGATCGGGATTTTTCCAAATAATTTGTGACCCATAGGCATAGTCTTCGCTTTTAGTCTGTCCCCATCGTATTGCTTTTCCTACTTGCATGCATTATCCCTACTCTCTGCCTCTTTCAATAAACGCTTATACTGATTAAAGAACCAATTAGTAATTCCTGGGGTATTATCATTATGTCGGCCAAGAAAGCTCTTGCTAATGACTTTGGTATGCTTATCTTTTAGCACCTCTAAAAGATTGTAATAGGCGGTATCATCATAATCATCATTTCTCATATAGGTCACCGCAAAGGTCGTTCCCTCATAGTTCCCTTTGTCCATCTGGTCAATGATGTTCTGGTTCAGAAAGTTTATCGCTTCTTCTTGATTTCCATGATCGAATCGATTGACTAAGTCTAAAGAAGTTTGAAAATCAATTGGCCTAACTAAGCGTTGCTTCTTGGCCATATTTCCTAATGAAAGCAAGGGCTTCCCTATAACAACTGCATAAGGGTGATAGAAACTACTAAAATAACAAGCTCCCGTAGTTCCCATCGACAAGCCAGAAAAAATAATTTCCTCTTGGGAAAATCCAAGATTTGCTAAACATTCATTAATTTTACTCAATAACTTATCCTCTAATTCCTGGCTCACCTGGTAAAAAGCTCCGCCTTCTGATCTAGGATCTCCTACCAGGATAAAGGGATGATCCAGATTTTTCATCATCCAAAATCCCTCAAAACCCTCGGCTGTCCGGTAACCAGAAAAGTATACGTTTAAAGGTGACTTTAAATTCCCAGGATGGAAATAAAAAATCAATTCCTCGCGATTCTTATCTCTTATAATTTCTCCTCCTGGCAGAAATTCGCCTATGCCATTCCGTGCATGCCTTACATGTAGATCCCTTAAACTCAGGTCACCTTGTCCCCTTACCTCTAAGCAGCTGGTGACATAACTATCTTCTTTGGGCTCTAAGAGAATCTCTTCTTTAAGGTCTTCCTCACTATGCAGTGTCATTTCTACTACCTCATTAATGGAGCCTAGGCGGGTATAGTAGAGTCGAAGTCGTATTTCAAGAGAATTAGTTGTCTGATATTCCAACCATAAATCTAGATAACGATCACGGCTAGCAACAAGATTTCTCTGCCAATAGAGTAAGGGAGTCCACTCCCTCTCAGAGATAGCATCAATAATTAACTCATTATGCCCTTCAATGCGAAAATTCCCCTTAAACTTCTCTTGAAGTTGAATTAATTTAATATTCATCCTCTCTCCATAGTTTCCATCAAAGTACCGCTTGGTCATTTCCACAACAAAATATTCAGAATCCATAATATGAACAAATTTTGCTAATTTAAATTCAAACCAAGAATGAAAAGCACTTTGACGATAGTAACTATTAAAGCGACTATCAATAAAAACACAATAGGCTTCCATATAGTCTAATAGGTCATCTGCATATGCCTGGGGAACTTCTTCTGTTATAAGAACAAGGGAAAAAGTGCCGGACTCTTGGTCAAGCTCTGTTTCTTCTATACTGTCATAAGGTTTATTCAAATCAATGAATGTCCAATCGACCTCACATAGAAAGTCTACCCCTAGTGACCAGTCCTTTGTTCCTAACTGCAATACCCGAGTCACTAATTCTCACCTCCTAGATAAGCCTGCCAGCTATCTACAATTTCTTTACCTTGGTAGCGATTAATCTTTTCAACTGCATAAACCAAAGCCTCATTCCAATTCTTTAAGCCTGTTAGATAGTAATCAATGCCTTGACTTAATTGGGTAATATTTTTTGCAATCCAGCCATTCTTCTGGTGTTCAACATAAGAACTGCTTTCTTGGTTTATCTGTGGTATGCCGGCACTAATAGCAGCTATTTGTGTATAGAGATTAGGCGCTTGGGCCACATCTATCACTAGTCTTACTGTGCGAAATTCTTGAATTAAATCTTTATCGGTCTGCAAAATGACTAATCGAAAAGCAGGTTCAACTTCCTTATCTGGTAGTTTATCCTGAAAATCCTCATCTTTTTCTTCCTTAGGATTAATAATGTATTCATAAGACTCAAGCAGATCTTGCAAGACTAATTCCTTGTCGTAAGATAAACGAAAACCAGCTAAAATAACATGAATTCGTTGATCTGCTTTTATTTTTTTCAGCATTAAGTCTAGAAAATCCTTTATTTTCTCATTCCCTATTCCATCAATTTGGAAAAAGACTCTAAGTGATTTAACTCTCTGACTCAAGCCTAAATGCAAACGGGTATCAAAGGGAGTAAGGTTAAGAATTCTTTGTGGCTTAATCTCCCAGTTCATCTGCAATAATTCGCGATTTTCATCGTTATCGACAACAATTAAGTCAGCAGACTTTAATAATTGTGAATGCAAGTCAAAATCTCGACTAGAAAAAATGGAATAAACCACTTTTCCCTTGCTAATAGCGTGTAATAACAAGTCATCATGCTGGCTATTATTAGCAATAATAAGGGTGTCTTTCTCAGATAAATGATTAGTTAAATATTCTGATACACGCTCCTTAATAAAATCGGTCATGGAGTCATATTTCTTTACCCGATCAGTTTGATAAAAATCCACTTGGTCACTTTGATAATCATGGGATAAAACGCGCTGCCCTGATAAGTTGAAAAAATCTTGCTTAATGATCTGATTATTTGCATAAAAGTAAGCGCTAGATAAGTATCCACGATCATCAAAAACCAAACGTTTAATTACCTGTCCTTTCCGGTAATAAGCGACATCATGTATCCAACCCTCTGAACTATAATAGATGTCCGCATAGCGATCCCCTTCTAGGTAGGCTAACATGGCAAATGGTGTGGGCACAAATTGAATACCACTTGGCCAAATCAAATCTTCCAAGGAGATAGCTTGACTAGTTCCTCCAGAAAACCCTTGAACCTCATCAAAAACGGACCAGAAGTCAACTTGATCTAGGGCCTGATCATGCAATTGATTTCTTAAATGAGGCATATAATTCAATAGGAGTAATTGAATATTCTCTCCAGCTCCTTTGAAAATACGCATCTGATTAACACTATCGTCAAAAACTAATTGCTCATAGGACAAGTTGGCTTCGCCCCATGTTTGGTGTTCTCCATACCAAGAAGGTACAAAATAATACATTCTAACCCCCCTCTCTTTGCTTACTCAAATATTCCCTTGTATTTTTCACGTATCC
This genomic interval carries:
- the secA2 gene encoding accessory Sec system translocase SecA2; its protein translation is MPKFNLDRGRLRRLRKILNKVNQEADAMASLSEGKLRHKTQEFKERYQAGETLDELLPEAFAAIREAAKRVLGMYPYDVQVLGGIVLHEGHIAEMKTGEGKTLTATLHIYLNALTGRGVILVTVNDYLSCRDAEEMGLLYRFMGLSIAMGAPEDEDDLSAEDKKVIYAADIVYTTHSSLGFDYLIENLADSRDEQYLRDFYYVIIDEVDSVLLDSATSPLVIAGSPRVQSNLYALADAFVVSLDDKEDYYVTDEKDGVWLTQKGIKRAEDYFRLEKFYHKDNQELVRHVSLALRAHCLFENEKDYVVQGDELVLLDSTDGRLLKGTRLQSGQHQALEAKEQVSLTANNRSMASITYQNLFKLFDKIAGMTGTGKPAEDEFIETYNMEVVSIPTNKPVIRKDLPDSIYRSFPEKVFAAIQYIKERHAMGQPLLIATGSVQLSSLYSAILLREGIPHNVLNAYNAVKEAEMVKEAGQLGAVTVATAMAGRGTDIKLGPGVTELGGLAVIGTEHMTSERIDLQLRGRAGRQGDPGMSKFFVSLEDELIHKWGPEHIRYYSDNDEAIEQVTPLSNFRYQKYFEQAQEASDSSSESSRQQILQMDEDMRIQRELIYRDRNSLLAGEGLKTIDFETIAQEVFESFTQSLNSDQSRTFQIERFIYDYLSYNMSPDLEKIDHMTDKQIQDYLMMIFKRQFQNKKGLFRNKTLFDDFVRKCLLKAIDTTWIEQVDYLTQFKQVVMSRRSAQQNPIYEYQHEAYWSYQEMRKRIYFEIVRYLSLSEVSQSDTGQPLVQFA
- the asp3 gene encoding accessory Sec system protein Asp3, with translation MQVGKAIRWGQTKSEDYAYGSQIIWKNPDHIQFKNTLMPSGERITSWSSRSVFQMTKDSARLPLLTRGKSYQLLFQGETVPERTIFFKVSFFDFYGELIEDYYLNTPSDYFTVPDTYNYYEIAMHHGGCVSFDFNQITIVPYEEERSKETGKQYWIHSKTKSNYLVFDELGNGPQVSSLWRSSSQFTYMSSTLTNAHLYLREEAHQLIDQIFSKNPHLIFVGYGPISNLAALYHAERLGVKAYITEDVLTERAYNDLQASLNITSRLSQGHVTYRDLVKSHVKVYAQGLIKGSEWGAALLLDYKPQLEHLISESDSNAKI
- the asp2 gene encoding accessory Sec system protein Asp2 is translated as MTRVLQLGTKDWSLGVDFLCEVDWTFIDLNKPYDSIEETELDQESGTFSLVLITEEVPQAYADDLLDYMEAYCVFIDSRFNSYYRQSAFHSWFEFKLAKFVHIMDSEYFVVEMTKRYFDGNYGERMNIKLIQLQEKFKGNFRIEGHNELIIDAISEREWTPLLYWQRNLVASRDRYLDLWLEYQTTNSLEIRLRLYYTRLGSINEVVEMTLHSEEDLKEEILLEPKEDSYVTSCLEVRGQGDLSLRDLHVRHARNGIGEFLPGGEIIRDKNREELIFYFHPGNLKSPLNVYFSGYRTAEGFEGFWMMKNLDHPFILVGDPRSEGGAFYQVSQELEDKLLSKINECLANLGFSQEEIIFSGLSMGTTGACYFSSFYHPYAVVIGKPLLSLGNMAKKQRLVRPIDFQTSLDLVNRFDHGNQEEAINFLNQNIIDQMDKGNYEGTTFAVTYMRNDDYDDTAYYNLLEVLKDKHTKVISKSFLGRHNDNTPGITNWFFNQYKRLLKEAESRDNACK
- the asp1 gene encoding accessory Sec system protein Asp1, which translates into the protein MYYFVPSWYGEHQTWGEANLSYEQLVFDDSVNQMRIFKGAGENIQLLLLNYMPHLRNQLHDQALDQVDFWSVFDEVQGFSGGTSQAISLEDLIWPSGIQFVPTPFAMLAYLEGDRYADIYYSSEGWIHDVAYYRKGQVIKRLVFDDRGYLSSAYFYANNQIIKQDFFNLSGQRVLSHDYQSDQVDFYQTDRVKKYDSMTDFIKERVSEYLTNHLSEKDTLIIANNSQHDDLLLHAISKGKVVYSIFSSRDFDLHSQLLKSADLIVVDNDENRELLQMNWEIKPQRILNLTPFDTRLHLGLSQRVKSLRVFFQIDGIGNEKIKDFLDLMLKKIKADQRIHVILAGFRLSYDKELVLQDLLESYEYIINPKEEKDEDFQDKLPDKEVEPAFRLVILQTDKDLIQEFRTVRLVIDVAQAPNLYTQIAAISAGIPQINQESSSYVEHQKNGWIAKNITQLSQGIDYYLTGLKNWNEALVYAVEKINRYQGKEIVDSWQAYLGGEN